The Opitutales bacterium DNA segment TTTTGGGGGCGCGCTGGGCACTCTGTTCATAAGCTTCACATTGGCTTAACCTATCCGCTAATGGACGCGAATCCACGCTAATTTATTTCCTGATCCGTTGGTTGCGCGAGAGGATTCTTTGAAAGTGGAAGAGAGAAGAGGGTGCAATCGAAGTAATGGGGACTCATTCTAAATCATCTTCATCTTCGGAAATTGCCCGATAAATCTGATGATTGGTTTGTTACACGTCAACGCGACAGTGCGGCTGGACTATTTTCTTTTCGATATCCGGGCGGATTACCTCAGAGCAAAGGGAATGGTATAGGTATGTGGCCGCTGATCTGGGGGAGGGGGCAAATCCCTTAATTGCTCAAATACTTGCTCGATGCTCGCGTCAAACTGCGCCAATCCCGAGCGTCGGACCCAACGATACTTTACAACCCGACCACGCCCATCGATTCGAAATTCGATCTCGGCGACTAGACTCTGAGCGGGAAGTGATGGGTCGGGATTCCAAAGACTGTTGATGATGCCGCGAATCTTCGCTGGGTAGGCCTGCTGGGCCGCCGACGCGTGGGTGTCATGGTCGGTGTGAATGTCTTGATTCGCGGCGTTGTTGAGGCGGTGCCGAATCGCTGAAGTGTCGAATTGAGGAATGTTTACCGTTGGGCGTGTGGGCTGACTGCGAGGCGCTTGTGTCGGCGTCTGGGGTGTGCCGTGCATCCGGCGAAACTCCTCGATACTCATCCGCTTCGGCTCGTTTTTGACCGGACGCGGTGTTGGTGTGGGTTTCGGGATAGTAATCTCAGCGGGTTCGGGGATGGGCGGGACGTCGAGTTCTTCGAGCTGGCTGAAATTCAAATCGGGCTTGGGTAGACTGGGTTCAGGAGTCGTCTGCGTCGGTGCGTTTGTCGGTTGTGCGGGAGCCGTTGCATCATCGGGTAAATCCACCATTTCGAAGGTGAAAGGAATCTCCTCTGGGCGCGAACACGTTGAGGCAAAGGCGAATAGCGCCAAAGCGCCTAGGGCGGAAATGTGTAATGCCCCTGAAAGTTGGAATGGCGACCAAGTATGTGGCCGCAGAAACCACTGAATTAACTGCGATCTATTCGACACGTGTATCCAGACTCACCTTGCTCAGCTCGTGTTCCCTCAACCAACTTAGCACATTCACCACCCGTTGATATTGAAAGGCAGCGGTGGCATCGGCGCGGACTCGAATAACCGGAGGATCTGACTCTGAGGCGAGGTCAGCGATGATGGCCTGCAGCCTCACGGAGTCGACTTGCGTTTCGCCCCAGTAATAATTCCCTCCAGCGTCGATGGATACGGTCTCCACGCGCAATTCTGGTGAGGGCTGGGCATCTTGATTATTCTCCACTGGGAGGTCCACAGGGATGGTTTGCTCCAGCAATGGCGTGGTGATCATGAAAATAATCAGCAAGGCAAATGCGAGGTCGATCAATGGCGTCACATTGATCTCACTCACTGCACTCATGCGGTCCTTGCGGTGAAAATTTCGAGCCATCTCTTCAAATGTCGATCTGGTGTGCTTCCAATTCGATGCGATCAGCCACTGTACTGGCAAAATTCTCCAGCTCAGTGATCGCCAATTTGGTTGAAGTCAGAAGGAAATTGTAACCGAACACAGAAGGAATGGCGACTAACAACCCAGCGACCGTGGTGAGGAGCGCTCCACTCACGCCCGGAGCGAGTGTCTGTAGAGTAGCACTCGACTGCGATATAGAGCCAAATGCATCCATCACTCCCCAGACCGTTCCCAAGAGTCCCAAGAACGGAGCCCCTGTTACGATCGAGCCCAGCAGCACCATCTTTGTTTCGTATTTCATGGTTTGCTCGGCTACGGCGCGTTGCAGTGCATTTTCTACATGGCCCATCCGCAGCTGAAGCGCATCGATTGTTCGATTCTGTTGCTCAGGTTCAGCCTGGTAACGATGGAAAGCAGTGATTGCCTCGGAAACTAAGAAGCTAAAGGGGCCTTCTCCCCATTGCTTCCCAAAGGATGATGCATCGATCTGGAGCAAAAGTGGAACTTGGCTCGCTGTTCGTTCAAAAGACGCGTTCGCAGTGCGTAATTTTTTCAAGTCCAGGAACTTACCAATCATCACAGTCCAGGCGAGCAGGCTGAATCCCATCAAAACCAGAATGATTATCTTTCCTGCGAAATTTGATTGTCCGAAGTAGGTGAGAATGGCGACGGTGTCGAAAGTAGTCATCAATACGCCTAGGTTGAAGTGGCTCTAGAGGTAGATCAACTCATGATTCAGCTGGAAACAAAGTGGGGCGTGATTTCGATCGATGTCAGCAGCCTGTTTTGGTGAGAACTTCTATCCGTAATATTCAGCTTTTTGGCTGCGCTTATCCCTTATGCAGTTAGGCAGTCAACGGCCCGGCGCTTTCGGCGAAAACGCCCTACCTGAAACGGCATCGGGTAGGGCAGTCTCTCCGAGGGGGCCGAATTCCAGATGCAAGATCGATCTACAGTGAGAATCACTGTCGTCATGTATTTTGCGAAGAGAGACTGCTTTAGTCATCAGTCGAAATTATGTTGCGCCATCCTTAGCTCGTTGAGTGGGAATGTCACTGGGACCCGAAACACGGACCAATCAATAGAAAGGAAAGAATCAGAAGCCAGTGACTGAAACCCTCAGTTCAAACACAGCGGGTATCGACTCGAATTCGATGTCGGAGCTTTGAATGAACCACTGGAAGATTCTCTATCTCATCGCAACCATTAAAAATGGTGGGTGGTTCGCTAGGTGCTCTTCGAGACTCAACTCAGGGCATGCTTTATGTGTTCTGGATATAGTGATTTCAAAAACGACCATTGTTTCATCTGTGAGTCCCTGCCAATTTCATCTGTGATATCATCCCATTTCTTTGCCGCGATGTCTAATGAGAGCTGGGGAGAGAGGGTGCCCTTGAGTGCTAAATTGATACTTTCTTTGAGTGCAGCGAAGTAGTCACGATAACCATGCATATAAAAATCGGGGATGGCTCTGGTCATGCTTGATTTGTGAATTTTTAGGAAATCCGTACCGTATGTATCAATGATATCAGGATTCTCATAATGCTCTTTGCGAAATGGGTCGAAATAGCCTTCTCGTTGACTCACAGAACTGGCTGAAAGTGCAGGCAAAGAGGCGTAAAGCGTAAAGAGGAATGCCAGTTCGGGGTTCTGCGAAAAGTTGGATACAACATAATTCCAACCCCAGTTGAA contains these protein-coding regions:
- a CDS encoding TonB C-terminal domain-containing protein, with amino-acid sequence MALFAFASTCSRPEEIPFTFEMVDLPDDATAPAQPTNAPTQTTPEPSLPKPDLNFSQLEELDVPPIPEPAEITIPKPTPTPRPVKNEPKRMSIEEFRRMHGTPQTPTQAPRSQPTRPTVNIPQFDTSAIRHRLNNAANQDIHTDHDTHASAAQQAYPAKIRGIINSLWNPDPSLPAQSLVAEIEFRIDGRGRVVKYRWVRRSGLAQFDASIEQVFEQLRDLPPPPDQRPHTYTIPFALR
- a CDS encoding MotA/TolQ/ExbB proton channel family protein — protein: MTTFDTVAILTYFGQSNFAGKIIILVLMGFSLLAWTVMIGKFLDLKKLRTANASFERTASQVPLLLQIDASSFGKQWGEGPFSFLVSEAITAFHRYQAEPEQQNRTIDALQLRMGHVENALQRAVAEQTMKYETKMVLLGSIVTGAPFLGLLGTVWGVMDAFGSISQSSATLQTLAPGVSGALLTTVAGLLVAIPSVFGYNFLLTSTKLAITELENFASTVADRIELEAHQIDI
- a CDS encoding biopolymer transporter ExbD, with product MARNFHRKDRMSAVSEINVTPLIDLAFALLIIFMITTPLLEQTIPVDLPVENNQDAQPSPELRVETVSIDAGGNYYWGETQVDSVRLQAIIADLASESDPPVIRVRADATAAFQYQRVVNVLSWLREHELSKVSLDTRVE